The following are encoded in a window of Francisella tularensis subsp. tularensis genomic DNA:
- a CDS encoding DUF6844 domain-containing protein, with amino-acid sequence MKKKILTSLIASSLLAISLFAADDTVVDSKTTQQQTQAKVDMGADVANLNNAISTDSKPVATTSQDKRSAEEILNDVMENYIDQNNLRDRYDYVGSAIGTASVNQTNSNYVDSAQLAFEKALIKAQAEYISFISANTKVDKSLNIDSTQGSTANEIDTDADKPKQGTQAAIDAKQKALDEAKLDNQLKEQGLNPNDFATPEEKKKALLSQQMTIKSLTTGFGNLSGLLPIKTFVVEKDGNAAIGVVVIYSDKIKGMFEDIKHGNESVIVGKGGQSPSDLYKDKSGEDMMGDYGIRVGFGEDNKPYILAYGQGSYNGPSIQGVSAGDYGYKQAAIMARANLVTLIAGQMSTQEALTMSEDISSTLAKNTKTQQTRRIDATDIEKTLSTYYKTKANLDIVGLKTVKRWRYKLPGTENIVYGVVLKWDPKQVATANKIKNFSYDEYRKQNTQNTESGQSSLNGKVIIRQSDDNKYLNQY; translated from the coding sequence ATGAAAAAGAAAATTTTAACTTCATTAATTGCCTCATCGTTGCTGGCAATTTCATTATTTGCTGCAGATGATACAGTTGTAGACTCTAAAACTACCCAGCAGCAAACCCAAGCAAAAGTAGATATGGGAGCGGATGTTGCTAATTTAAATAACGCTATTTCGACAGATTCTAAACCAGTTGCGACAACTAGCCAAGATAAAAGATCAGCAGAAGAGATATTAAACGATGTTATGGAAAATTACATTGATCAAAATAATCTCAGAGATAGATATGATTATGTTGGTTCTGCGATTGGTACAGCATCTGTTAACCAAACGAATTCGAACTATGTTGATAGTGCGCAGCTTGCATTTGAGAAAGCATTAATAAAGGCTCAAGCAGAGTATATATCATTTATTTCAGCAAATACTAAAGTCGATAAGAGTTTAAATATAGATAGTACGCAGGGCTCAACTGCGAATGAGATTGATACAGATGCTGATAAACCGAAACAAGGAACACAAGCAGCTATTGATGCTAAGCAAAAGGCACTTGATGAAGCAAAATTAGATAACCAGCTTAAAGAGCAAGGTTTAAACCCTAATGATTTTGCGACACCAGAGGAGAAGAAAAAGGCGTTATTAAGTCAGCAAATGACAATAAAAAGCTTAACCACAGGTTTTGGTAACTTATCAGGATTGCTACCGATTAAGACTTTTGTGGTTGAGAAAGATGGCAATGCTGCTATTGGCGTAGTAGTTATATATTCAGACAAAATCAAAGGTATGTTTGAAGATATTAAGCATGGCAATGAGTCGGTAATAGTTGGCAAAGGTGGTCAATCACCATCTGATTTATATAAAGATAAGTCAGGTGAGGATATGATGGGAGACTATGGTATTCGTGTTGGTTTCGGTGAGGACAACAAACCATATATTTTAGCTTATGGTCAGGGTTCATATAATGGTCCGAGTATACAAGGTGTTTCAGCAGGCGATTATGGCTACAAACAAGCAGCAATTATGGCAAGAGCAAATCTTGTTACTCTAATTGCAGGTCAGATGTCGACACAAGAAGCATTGACTATGTCTGAGGATATATCAAGTACTTTAGCTAAAAATACGAAGACTCAACAAACTCGTAGAATAGATGCTACAGATATCGAAAAAACATTATCGACATATTATAAGACAAAAGCTAATTTAGATATTGTTGGTCTTAAAACCGTCAAGAGATGGCGTTACAAGCTGCCAGGTACTGAAAATATTGTCTATGGAGTAGTACTTAAATGGGATCCTAAGCAAGTAGCAACAGCTAACAAGATTAAAAACTTTAGCTATGATGAGTATCGTAAGCAAAATACTCAAAATACTGAAAGTGGCCAAAGTTCCTTAAATGGTAAGGTAATTATCAGACAAAGTGATGATAATAAATATCTAAATCAATACTAG